The following are from one region of the Desulfovibrio sp. JC010 genome:
- a CDS encoding zincin-like metallopeptidase domain-containing protein, with translation MAKEKTPYYQRFAEEIIEKLKDGTAPWIKPWKPGEYQPAFNPVSGTVYRGINQLMLGLDDLNDPRFLTYRQAESKGWQVRKGSKSRSIVFWQMSRQIALKDDNDKNILDEDGNAQTQTVMLSKPIIRFSNVFHASQIDGIPEWDGREITWNPDDRAEVILQNSGASITHDQRNKAFYRPSSDEIHLPPHAAFGNSDQYYSTALHELGHWTGHESRLDREFGPFGSEIYAKEELRAEIASWMISAELGLSHDPGQHLSYVDNWVKVLEEDPFEIIRACQSAEKIKDYTLDFEKDRSQQKTKEEGISISTSDKAKLEQRESMYGLPAKGRTYLKVPFSEKNEAKKLGAKWDKDKKMWFAPEGTDLDQLARWMPNAQAQDPATKPEQQNKNTVKNIATEKTYLNVPYKQKWLAKKHGARWDKSAKLWFAPTGTDLGPLAEWLPKERIIAPETNAVQEFAKAIQEAGLDLQGQMPIMDGTLHRVPVIDGKPNSKDGAYKGFLDGHPAGFIQNHKTGLKMNWKAEGTKLTEEQKAQLKAQAAQKKLEREKAIAEQREKASKRSYAKWTNAQWATKQQAYLSKKGVPNYAVKVNEHGDLLVPGRDVEGHIHTLQTITPDGKLFEKGGLKAGMFHTIDPGEKIAKGGPILVAEGYATAASAHMASNMPTVAAFDASNLEPVAMALKTKYPKSTIVLVSDNDHHLKNNVGVEKAEAAAKTVGGLLVTPKFSEAEKSQGLSDFNDLHQSRGLGEVQKQISQTIKMAKSMKAGELPLAMAM, from the coding sequence ATGGCAAAAGAAAAAACACCCTACTATCAGCGGTTTGCTGAAGAAATCATCGAGAAGTTGAAGGACGGCACAGCCCCGTGGATCAAGCCTTGGAAACCCGGTGAATATCAGCCCGCCTTCAATCCGGTTTCCGGCACTGTGTATCGTGGAATCAACCAGCTCATGCTCGGTTTGGATGATCTGAATGATCCCAGATTCCTGACCTATCGGCAGGCGGAATCCAAAGGCTGGCAGGTCCGCAAGGGTTCAAAATCCCGATCTATTGTTTTCTGGCAGATGTCCCGCCAGATTGCGCTCAAAGACGATAACGACAAGAACATTCTGGATGAGGACGGCAACGCCCAAACGCAGACAGTCATGCTTTCAAAGCCGATTATCCGCTTCTCCAATGTCTTCCACGCCAGCCAGATTGACGGAATCCCGGAATGGGATGGCCGGGAGATCACATGGAACCCCGACGACCGGGCTGAAGTCATTCTCCAGAACTCCGGGGCCAGCATCACCCACGACCAGCGCAACAAGGCATTTTACAGGCCGTCCTCGGATGAGATTCACCTGCCGCCGCATGCGGCCTTTGGCAACTCTGATCAGTATTACAGCACAGCCCTGCATGAGCTGGGACACTGGACTGGACATGAATCGCGCCTTGATCGGGAATTCGGGCCGTTCGGTTCCGAGATTTATGCCAAAGAAGAACTACGTGCCGAGATCGCAAGCTGGATGATTAGCGCGGAACTCGGCCTCAGCCACGATCCCGGCCAGCATCTCAGCTACGTTGATAACTGGGTCAAAGTGCTTGAGGAAGACCCTTTTGAAATTATCCGGGCCTGCCAGAGCGCGGAAAAAATCAAGGATTACACGCTGGATTTCGAAAAGGACCGCAGTCAGCAAAAAACAAAAGAAGAAGGCATATCCATCTCCACATCGGACAAGGCCAAGCTTGAGCAGCGGGAATCAATGTACGGACTCCCGGCAAAGGGGAGGACTTATCTCAAAGTGCCGTTCTCCGAAAAAAATGAAGCCAAAAAACTTGGGGCCAAATGGGATAAGGACAAGAAAATGTGGTTCGCTCCTGAAGGCACTGACCTTGACCAGCTCGCCCGCTGGATGCCCAATGCACAGGCTCAAGATCCTGCCACCAAACCTGAACAACAGAACAAGAACACCGTGAAGAATATTGCAACGGAAAAGACCTATCTGAACGTGCCGTATAAACAGAAGTGGCTGGCCAAAAAGCACGGAGCACGCTGGGATAAATCAGCTAAGCTCTGGTTTGCGCCCACCGGAACCGATCTCGGCCCGCTGGCTGAGTGGCTGCCGAAGGAAAGGATCATTGCGCCGGAAACAAACGCAGTTCAGGAATTCGCCAAGGCCATACAAGAGGCCGGGCTTGATCTTCAGGGCCAGATGCCGATCATGGACGGAACTCTGCACCGTGTACCGGTCATAGACGGCAAACCCAATTCAAAGGACGGCGCATACAAGGGCTTCCTTGACGGCCATCCCGCCGGATTCATCCAGAATCACAAAACCGGCCTGAAAATGAATTGGAAGGCTGAAGGCACCAAGCTGACCGAAGAGCAGAAAGCCCAGCTCAAAGCACAGGCTGCCCAGAAAAAGCTGGAACGCGAAAAGGCCATTGCCGAACAGCGTGAAAAAGCCTCAAAACGTTCCTACGCCAAGTGGACCAACGCCCAATGGGCCACCAAACAACAGGCATACTTGAGCAAGAAGGGAGTCCCCAACTACGCGGTAAAGGTCAACGAGCACGGTGATCTGCTCGTGCCGGGCCGTGACGTTGAAGGCCATATCCACACCCTGCAAACCATCACCCCGGACGGCAAGCTCTTTGAAAAAGGCGGCTTGAAAGCAGGCATGTTCCACACCATCGACCCCGGCGAAAAGATCGCCAAAGGCGGTCCGATCCTTGTTGCAGAAGGCTACGCCACAGCAGCCAGCGCACACATGGCAAGCAATATGCCCACTGTCGCAGCGTTCGACGCTTCCAACCTAGAACCGGTCGCCATGGCCCTGAAAACCAAATACCCCAAAAGCACCATCGTGCTGGTCAGCGACAACGACCATCACCTCAAAAACAATGTCGGGGTAGAAAAGGCCGAGGCTGCAGCCAAAACCGTCGGTGGTTTGTTGGTAACACCCAAATTCAGCGAGGCCGAAAAGTCGCAAGGCCTGTCAGACTTCAATGATCTGCACCAGTCTCGCGGACTTGGAGAAGTACAGAAACAGATCTCCCAGACCATCAAGATGGCGAAATCCATGAAGGCTGGAGAATTGCCGCTGGCTATGGCGATGTAA
- a CDS encoding DUF5677 domain-containing protein, whose protein sequence is MKECHEMLIQALMEHVENYPEKAEEILEKAKDKDFLSKVTDDIADEIKGTIISYVSDELVERRKENTKFLENNYRKWDDGFDSLESLILICIDAGNTCNKMYGAEFVKQKDFLFGTIVRLHARACHIANEILCLLKSGYADGAHARWRALHEVAVTSSFITANGQECAKRYLDHDVIESYKGMLQQKKFESRLNAEGPTQGEIDSCKKVYDEIVAEYGKEFKGQYGWASKFVSKKGRVNFADIEQSVGSDHFRPYYKWASQNIHAGPKALRNQLGMCESEKDVLLVGPSDSGMTDPASSTALSLVNITTNLLLIKPTLDHIAIMKILAELAENVGDIFFKIDFPELDKNMN, encoded by the coding sequence ATGAAAGAATGTCACGAAATGTTAATACAGGCATTAATGGAACATGTCGAAAATTATCCTGAAAAAGCCGAAGAAATTTTAGAAAAAGCAAAAGATAAAGATTTTTTGTCAAAGGTTACGGATGACATAGCTGACGAAATTAAAGGAACGATAATATCTTATGTGTCAGATGAATTAGTAGAGAGAAGAAAGGAAAATACTAAATTTTTAGAGAATAACTATCGTAAATGGGATGATGGATTCGATTCTCTAGAGTCTTTGATTTTGATTTGTATTGATGCTGGGAATACATGTAATAAAATGTATGGGGCTGAGTTTGTAAAACAAAAAGATTTCCTCTTTGGCACTATAGTAAGACTCCATGCAAGAGCGTGTCATATAGCCAATGAAATTCTTTGTCTACTTAAGTCAGGATATGCTGACGGAGCTCATGCTAGATGGCGTGCTCTTCATGAGGTTGCTGTTACTTCATCATTTATAACTGCCAATGGTCAAGAATGCGCCAAAAGATATTTAGACCATGATGTGATAGAATCATACAAAGGCATGCTTCAGCAAAAAAAATTTGAGAGTCGGCTAAATGCTGAAGGGCCAACACAAGGCGAGATAGATTCCTGTAAAAAAGTTTATGACGAAATTGTTGCTGAGTATGGTAAAGAGTTCAAGGGGCAGTATGGTTGGGCATCTAAATTTGTATCTAAGAAAGGAAGAGTGAACTTTGCAGATATTGAGCAAAGTGTTGGGTCAGACCATTTTAGACCTTATTATAAGTGGGCAAGCCAAAATATCCATGCTGGGCCAAAGGCCTTGCGGAATCAATTGGGTATGTGTGAGTCAGAAAAGGATGTTTTACTTGTAGGTCCGAGCGATTCAGGAATGACGGACCCTGCTTCTTCGACGGCTTTGAGTTTGGTGAATATTACGACAAATTTATTGCTTATAAAGCCGACTCTAGATCATATTGCTATAATGAAGATTTTGGCTGAGCTTGCTGAAAATGTTGGTGATATTTTTTTTAAAATTGATTTTCCAGAGCTAGATAAAAATATGAATTAA
- the traI gene encoding TraI/MobA(P) family conjugative relaxase yields the protein MISRRIACKPQNDNYRRLAQYIADAKHKGEKSLMSWCAGCWAGDDYDLAIQEVLDTQDLNKRTRKEKTYHLIVSFRPEDESVLTAEKFKEIEQVFSKVLGFEEYQRHCGVHKNTNNLHMHIAYNMIHPEKLTRHEPYRDFHKRDRLHRELEQKFGLKLDNGRQKELLPKRNNDRAATYESHSGQQSFDSYVKERKDFILESLRSSHGWQEFHESLAQIGVEVRLRGNGCIIKDLHSKTAIKASRLDRDFSKSKLEALLGHYQKPAEFVVMEKDSYVARPLHKQRGELYAEYKAAIADRKKVYEALREEQDGRWKQINSDWDAKVKAIRKDNKLRPKDRSRLIAIATGRKTAAMEILKQEMAEKRAELRHKIPFNRWNGFLKWKAENGDETALQVLRSKKEPIQSNSSPEFAGTASKVSDLKIKQSKFKSDLSLAWKDKRRLLSISKMLQLQAEEAKRVNDPDQRNLDQVTWRVDSSGNILYTLKNGAMVKDNGDKIFFSVNDLGARQVAQSFARMMFGRNVKVEGNGIARQHRGLSR from the coding sequence ATGATTAGCCGCAGGATTGCTTGTAAGCCGCAAAACGATAATTACCGGAGGCTGGCCCAATATATTGCCGACGCCAAGCATAAGGGCGAAAAGAGTCTCATGTCATGGTGTGCAGGTTGTTGGGCCGGAGATGACTATGATTTGGCGATTCAGGAAGTGCTTGATACTCAGGATCTGAATAAGCGTACCCGTAAGGAAAAGACCTATCACTTAATCGTGTCCTTCAGGCCGGAAGATGAGTCCGTCCTTACGGCTGAAAAATTTAAAGAAATTGAGCAGGTGTTTTCCAAGGTTTTGGGCTTTGAGGAGTACCAGCGGCATTGTGGAGTGCATAAGAATACCAACAATCTGCACATGCACATCGCATATAACATGATTCACCCGGAGAAGCTGACCCGACATGAACCGTACCGGGATTTTCATAAGCGTGATCGGCTGCATCGTGAGCTGGAACAAAAGTTCGGTCTGAAGCTCGATAACGGCAGGCAAAAAGAATTGCTGCCCAAACGCAATAACGACCGTGCGGCTACTTATGAATCCCATTCCGGCCAGCAGTCTTTTGATTCATATGTAAAGGAGCGCAAGGATTTCATTTTGGAGTCCTTGCGTTCTTCGCATGGCTGGCAGGAGTTTCATGAATCATTGGCGCAGATCGGCGTCGAGGTCCGGTTGCGCGGCAACGGTTGTATCATTAAAGACCTTCATTCTAAAACGGCCATCAAGGCCAGCCGACTTGACCGTGATTTTAGCAAATCCAAACTCGAAGCCCTACTCGGCCACTATCAAAAGCCCGCAGAGTTCGTGGTGATGGAGAAAGACAGCTACGTAGCCCGTCCTCTGCATAAGCAGCGTGGCGAACTTTACGCTGAGTATAAGGCCGCTATAGCCGATAGGAAAAAGGTTTATGAAGCATTGCGCGAAGAACAGGATGGCCGTTGGAAGCAGATCAATTCTGATTGGGATGCCAAGGTCAAAGCCATAAGAAAAGACAACAAGCTGAGGCCCAAAGACCGCAGCCGCTTAATTGCTATTGCTACCGGCAGAAAGACGGCGGCAATGGAAATTTTAAAACAAGAAATGGCTGAGAAGCGTGCGGAATTGCGTCATAAAATACCTTTTAATCGCTGGAATGGTTTTTTGAAATGGAAGGCTGAAAACGGCGATGAAACAGCTTTGCAAGTTTTGCGGTCAAAGAAGGAGCCGATTCAAAGTAACTCCTCTCCAGAATTTGCTGGCACGGCCTCAAAAGTTTCAGATCTGAAGATCAAGCAGAGTAAGTTCAAATCAGATTTAAGTCTGGCTTGGAAAGACAAACGCAGGCTGCTGTCCATTTCCAAGATGCTTCAGTTGCAGGCCGAAGAGGCCAAGCGCGTAAACGATCCTGATCAACGTAATTTGGATCAAGTGACTTGGCGTGTGGATTCGTCTGGTAATATTCTCTACACGCTGAAGAACGGAGCAATGGTTAAGGACAATGGCGATAAAATTTTCTTCAGCGTGAATGATCTTGGGGCAAGGCAAGTGGCGCAGAGTTTTGCGCGGATGATGTTTGGGCGGAATGTGAAGGTTGAGGGGAATGGGATTGCTAGACAGCACCGAGGTCTTAGTCGATAG
- a CDS encoding conjugal transfer protein TraJ: MPSKKKVIKTYVSEKEYEQICSSAEQCSLSLSAFAKAACLGHEIRSSTDQQVRRELLKLNGDQGRLGGLLKMLILDDDDNRKAAEKLLREIGQTQRQIVQKVRSI; encoded by the coding sequence GTGCCCAGCAAAAAGAAAGTTATCAAAACCTATGTTTCGGAAAAGGAATATGAGCAAATCTGTTCAAGCGCAGAGCAGTGCAGCTTGTCTCTGTCTGCCTTTGCCAAGGCAGCATGTCTGGGCCATGAAATAAGAAGCAGCACCGACCAGCAGGTTCGCCGGGAGCTTCTGAAGCTTAATGGAGATCAAGGCCGTCTGGGTGGTCTTTTAAAAATGCTAATTTTGGACGATGACGACAATCGAAAAGCGGCTGAGAAGCTACTTAGAGAAATAGGTCAGACTCAACGGCAAATAGTCCAGAAGGTGAGGTCTATATGA
- a CDS encoding HEPN family nuclease, with product MVEYPDNEMLQEYARRTRKNMDYVVASKVSYDRDVYEITQIINSLLGLVVFQYEDFNELIDDTPLAGLDPRIWPECVRNFGPEGFSLRDFLFCFRNALAHSDIELIGNSGVIAGVKFGLNNCWKLPADPWYISLTGNELRQFVESLSDVLSSISDDTNFRVR from the coding sequence GTGGTTGAATATCCAGACAACGAAATGCTTCAGGAGTATGCACGGCGTACAAGAAAAAATATGGATTATGTCGTCGCATCTAAAGTTAGCTACGACCGTGATGTATATGAAATAACCCAGATAATTAATTCTCTGCTGGGATTGGTTGTATTTCAATACGAAGATTTTAATGAATTGATCGACGATACTCCTTTAGCTGGTTTAGATCCAAGAATATGGCCTGAATGCGTGCGTAATTTTGGCCCAGAAGGTTTCAGTTTGAGGGATTTCCTGTTCTGTTTTCGTAACGCGCTCGCACATTCTGATATTGAACTTATAGGCAACTCCGGGGTCATCGCTGGCGTAAAGTTCGGGCTGAATAATTGCTGGAAGCTCCCCGCTGATCCTTGGTATATAAGTTTAACTGGAAATGAACTCAGGCAATTTGTGGAGTCATTGTCAGATGTATTAAGTTCAATTTCAGATGATACGAATTTTCGAGTTAGATAA
- a CDS encoding cytochrome c biogenesis protein CcdA: protein MSFITTFALITPQTALSAQNQNPNLDTKWKIFKLSKDDQKESGLKTDILAALILEPKNGWYTYSHNPGKLGMPTTLKITLTPDNTILPAIYMPGKLKNDPLNKGKNVATYSEPTPILIPVPPSIKSFTLKARLSLLMCSKTACQPFKTDLKFFGMALSPDKLPQANLQPWWPEFVKMRKDAKPIKISLKNIAAKVEGKNTAKTKQSQPQKTAPPVQEVKTAASNETVSESTFSFDSLTPRSFTPGLEVTDLTTAILFGLLAGFLLNFMPCVLPVISLKLSTLLAGAGHASAEEQKRGFREHNIFFALGILLYFGVLSGILGMTGMAWGQIFQKPPVVIGLTGVVFALSLSLFGLFNLPIVDLKLGSENSGPRRQALFTGILATLLATPCSGPFLGGVLGWAMIQPHYVISSVFLSVGAGMALPYILMAIFPALATRFPKPGAWTIWIERAAGFFLAGTCIYLFSILPEDMYIPTLIFLWFTSVGAWMWGLSAGADKKSVMYLLRIGALTICIGAGFWAATPQERTTHWIGFEQVDFTARIGDEPMLVEFTADWCPSCKVLEQTVLTPANLNRWQEKYNLTFIKVDLTAPDKVADEFLRALGSRSIPLAAIFKPGKDSTSPTVIRDLYTTGQMDEALSQTLK, encoded by the coding sequence TTGAGTTTCATTACAACCTTTGCGCTTATCACCCCGCAAACGGCTCTCAGTGCCCAGAATCAGAATCCCAATCTCGATACAAAGTGGAAAATTTTCAAGCTCAGCAAGGATGACCAAAAGGAAAGCGGGCTGAAAACAGACATTCTGGCGGCACTCATACTTGAACCTAAAAACGGCTGGTATACATACTCCCACAATCCGGGCAAGCTGGGCATGCCCACGACCTTGAAAATCACCCTGACCCCGGACAACACCATTCTCCCGGCTATCTACATGCCGGGTAAACTCAAGAATGATCCCTTGAACAAAGGTAAAAATGTCGCCACCTATTCGGAACCGACCCCGATTCTGATTCCTGTTCCGCCGTCCATAAAATCTTTCACCCTCAAGGCCAGACTCTCCCTGCTCATGTGCTCAAAGACGGCCTGCCAGCCTTTTAAGACCGATCTTAAATTCTTCGGCATGGCTCTTTCCCCGGACAAACTGCCTCAGGCCAATCTGCAGCCGTGGTGGCCTGAATTCGTAAAAATGCGCAAGGATGCCAAACCCATCAAAATTTCCCTGAAAAATATCGCAGCCAAGGTCGAGGGGAAAAATACAGCCAAGACAAAACAATCACAGCCGCAGAAAACTGCTCCACCTGTGCAGGAAGTAAAAACAGCGGCATCAAATGAGACCGTGTCCGAATCAACATTTTCATTTGATTCACTCACCCCCCGCTCTTTTACTCCGGGCCTTGAAGTGACCGACCTGACCACCGCCATTCTTTTCGGGCTGCTGGCCGGTTTCCTGCTTAACTTCATGCCCTGCGTACTTCCGGTGATAAGCCTGAAACTCTCCACTCTGCTGGCCGGGGCCGGGCACGCAAGCGCGGAAGAACAAAAACGTGGTTTCCGGGAACACAATATTTTCTTTGCGCTGGGAATCCTGCTCTATTTCGGTGTCCTCAGCGGAATCCTCGGTATGACCGGGATGGCCTGGGGGCAGATTTTTCAGAAGCCCCCGGTAGTCATCGGGCTGACCGGAGTAGTCTTTGCCCTCAGCCTGAGCCTTTTCGGACTGTTCAATCTGCCCATTGTGGACCTCAAGCTCGGTTCCGAAAACAGCGGCCCGCGCAGGCAGGCCCTGTTCACCGGAATTCTGGCCACCTTGCTGGCCACCCCTTGCAGCGGGCCGTTTCTCGGCGGAGTGCTCGGCTGGGCCATGATTCAGCCGCATTACGTAATCAGCTCGGTATTTCTAAGTGTCGGCGCGGGTATGGCTCTGCCATATATATTGATGGCAATCTTTCCGGCTCTGGCAACCCGCTTTCCCAAGCCGGGCGCATGGACCATCTGGATCGAACGGGCCGCAGGATTTTTCCTTGCCGGGACCTGCATCTATTTGTTCAGCATCCTGCCCGAAGATATGTATATCCCGACCTTGATTTTCCTTTGGTTCACCTCTGTGGGCGCATGGATGTGGGGGCTTTCAGCCGGTGCGGACAAAAAATCTGTCATGTATCTGCTGCGGATCGGCGCACTGACAATCTGCATTGGAGCAGGATTCTGGGCCGCAACACCGCAGGAACGCACCACCCACTGGATCGGCTTTGAACAGGTCGATTTCACCGCCCGTATTGGCGATGAACCGATGCTGGTGGAATTCACAGCAGACTGGTGCCCGTCCTGCAAAGTACTGGAGCAGACAGTATTGACCCCGGCCAACCTCAACCGCTGGCAGGAAAAATACAACCTGACCTTCATCAAGGTGGACCTCACCGCCCCGGACAAGGTGGCCGATGAATTCCTGCGCGCGCTTGGCAGCCGTTCCATTCCGCTGGCTGCAATCTTCAAGCCCGGTAAGGACTCTACATCACCCACGGTAATCCGGGACCTCTACACCACGGGGCAGATGGATGAGGCATTGAGCCAGACTTTGAAATAA
- a CDS encoding iron-containing alcohol dehydrogenase gives MLNFQIFIPTRIVFGPGKLAELGTLPLPKGKKAMVVIGESGAMIENGYLDKVQAALAKQDVSTVVFDNISPNPKSDQVDEAAKIAREKGIDFIVALGGGSTIDASKAIALLTTNVGKCWDYMQSGSGGGVNPENPAAPLIAIPTTAGTGTEADQWAVINKSGGIEKISLGNDSTFPAISIVDPELMVSVPPRTTAYTGIDAFFHAVETFLSTAHQPMSDMLALEAVHLSSHYLPMAIAEGDNIEARTVMAWSSTAAGMCETLSRCISQHSLEHALSAKYPELPHGLGLAKLSIPYFKRLIPESPERFEDLAMAMGYDTQQFDENQRATVFLEGLRSLLERAGFNEESLKDYGAKEEDVAELVDIAEQTMGKLFEFTPAKMEREDLECIMSEAIAG, from the coding sequence ATGCTTAATTTTCAGATATTCATTCCCACCCGCATTGTTTTCGGTCCCGGCAAGCTGGCAGAACTGGGAACCCTGCCTCTGCCCAAAGGCAAGAAAGCTATGGTCGTCATCGGTGAATCCGGGGCCATGATCGAGAACGGATACCTCGATAAGGTTCAGGCCGCCCTTGCCAAGCAGGATGTATCCACCGTTGTTTTCGATAACATCTCCCCCAACCCGAAATCCGATCAGGTTGACGAGGCTGCTAAAATCGCCCGCGAAAAAGGAATCGACTTCATTGTTGCTCTCGGCGGCGGATCCACCATCGACGCATCCAAGGCCATCGCACTTCTGACCACCAACGTGGGTAAATGCTGGGATTACATGCAGTCCGGTTCCGGCGGAGGAGTCAATCCTGAAAACCCCGCAGCACCGCTCATCGCCATTCCCACCACAGCGGGAACAGGCACTGAAGCGGACCAGTGGGCGGTAATCAACAAATCCGGCGGCATTGAAAAAATCAGCCTCGGCAATGATTCCACGTTCCCGGCCATCTCAATTGTAGACCCGGAGCTCATGGTCAGCGTGCCCCCGCGCACCACCGCCTACACCGGCATCGATGCATTTTTCCATGCGGTAGAAACCTTCCTTTCCACCGCGCACCAGCCCATGAGCGACATGCTCGCCCTTGAAGCAGTGCACCTGAGCAGCCACTACCTGCCCATGGCCATTGCTGAAGGCGACAACATTGAAGCCCGCACCGTCATGGCCTGGTCCAGCACCGCCGCAGGTATGTGCGAGACTCTTTCTCGCTGCATTTCCCAGCATTCACTTGAGCATGCCTTAAGTGCAAAATACCCGGAACTGCCGCACGGTCTCGGCCTTGCCAAGCTTTCCATCCCTTATTTCAAGCGTCTGATCCCGGAAAGCCCGGAGCGTTTCGAAGATCTGGCCATGGCCATGGGTTACGATACCCAGCAGTTTGATGAGAACCAGCGCGCTACCGTTTTCCTCGAAGGCTTGCGCTCCCTGCTCGAACGGGCCGGATTCAACGAGGAGTCCCTCAAGGATTACGGCGCAAAAGAAGAAGACGTTGCCGAGTTGGTGGATATCGCCGAGCAGACCATGGGCAAACTTTTTGAGTTCACACCTGCGAAAATGGAACGCGAAGATCTCGAATGCATCATGTCCGAAGCTATCGCGGGGTAG
- a CDS encoding AMIN domain-containing protein produces the protein MTKKQKQIVQCPFCDSNRLYFRRGLVSDVLISLIVPVRSYTCGSCSRSFRRYGNYFTSKQALIHIFGALAILAFINPQLLLPESWLLKEEQVETVPVEEAAEIEIIETQPENELPLLSMAIANATNSTVQLENGTVAVATSNSTANATLGNATQANATAKTILAFNGTDVSNATVAARQPEEKAKEPEKEIHGLQEGKLKSIYFKEVDGKTRISLDLGGAPLSYTSFFLKDPNRLVVDIQGKWDYFGPTVLKPENPIFSRFRIGIYDEKIRMVMDLKGQTPAPVITKTASGLDIDVK, from the coding sequence ATGACTAAAAAGCAGAAACAAATCGTTCAGTGTCCATTTTGTGATAGCAACCGTCTCTACTTCAGGCGGGGGCTGGTTTCTGACGTGCTCATTTCCCTGATTGTTCCGGTCAGATCATACACCTGCGGCTCATGCAGCCGCAGCTTCCGCCGCTATGGCAATTACTTCACCAGCAAACAGGCCCTGATCCATATTTTCGGCGCGCTGGCAATACTCGCTTTCATTAATCCGCAACTGCTGCTCCCGGAAAGCTGGCTGCTCAAAGAAGAACAGGTTGAAACTGTTCCTGTTGAAGAAGCTGCTGAGATTGAAATAATTGAAACCCAGCCGGAAAACGAACTTCCCCTGCTTTCCATGGCTATTGCCAATGCCACCAACAGTACGGTTCAGCTGGAAAACGGAACTGTTGCAGTTGCAACCTCAAATAGCACTGCCAATGCTACGCTTGGAAATGCGACACAGGCTAATGCCACCGCAAAGACCATTCTGGCTTTCAACGGTACGGACGTAAGCAACGCCACAGTTGCAGCCAGGCAGCCCGAAGAAAAAGCCAAAGAACCGGAAAAAGAAATCCACGGTTTGCAGGAAGGCAAGCTCAAATCCATCTATTTCAAGGAAGTGGACGGCAAAACCAGAATCAGCCTTGATCTCGGTGGTGCCCCCCTTTCCTACACGTCCTTTTTCCTGAAAGATCCCAACCGCCTTGTGGTGGATATTCAGGGTAAATGGGATTACTTCGGCCCCACTGTACTCAAGCCTGAAAACCCCATCTTCTCGCGCTTCAGGATCGGCATCTATGACGAAAAAATCCGCATGGTCATGGACCTCAAAGGCCAGACCCCGGCCCCGGTCATCACCAAGACCGCAAGCGGACTTGATATTGATGTGAAATAG